The following DNA comes from Meles meles chromosome 8, mMelMel3.1 paternal haplotype, whole genome shotgun sequence.
TTGAGTATTTCCTTTGACCCATCCTGAAGGCCCTCAAAACCCCACATACTAAACACACACAGGGACAAAAATGATCACACATATAAGGCACAAATATTACAgttctatacttttaaaaataatccatatattttttggaaaattaagAGGTTAAACCAGGTCAAACTAAACTACAATAGACAGACTTAATTTCCTATGAAAGAGGCAGAATGTTTTCACTTGATATTCCATAGGTTTTTCAtagaacaatgaagaaaaaaaaagtaagtagttAGATTTGTGAAATTTTTAGGAGGAGAAATACTAAAAGAAACTTTCCTGGCATTAAAGGCAAGCACTATCTCATTTATAGTTTTACCTAGACTTCTTCTTGGCTGTGGGGCAGAAGTAATTCAATTGAGAAAACTGTGTGTGGAAACAGTACAATCATTCTGCTGAAAAAAGGTAAGTGCCTTAGCAGAGAGAAACGTCTACCCAAATGGGAACCAAAACACAGAGCTGAGCGGATTACGTGATTCAAAACACAAgggataaatgaaaattaaaatagcaccagaaaataagtaaaaagaccCAATAGGTGGCTGAGAGTCAGCCACTTTTCATTCATTCCCTGATAGCTACATGAAATGTATGTTGAATTTTTAACCTTTCTgacattacatattttattacatattttattaattcGTGATAATTCATAGTGTAAGGGGAAGTTCTtgatatttgcaaacaaactataaattcaataaaaagagaagataaattattttaatttaattccttaattgtttatttcttaatttgtgTGGGTTTATTGctagaaaatggagaaaagaaaaataaagatatagtGCATCTTTGACTGAGTTGACTCAAACcaggaaaacataagaaaaaatactaatatgGGGCAGAGGATTAATTTAAAAGGAGTTAATGTACAGTTTCATAACAAcaaaagaacagaggaaaatcAGAAATACTTCTGGTCTATCTGTGAACTGGCAAAatcttctgaaaaaagaaaatatcaggagTGTGACTTACATTTTAGACATGAACACTAACGCATAGTGGGGGCAGCATTATAAGTAGGAAAGATAGAAGAAACAGTCATAGAGCTGATAGACTATAGAGTATGTTTGAAGAATGTGGAGTTTAGTGTAGTTGGTTGAAAGCATcctagaaaagggaaaaaaaggaaggaaggtaaggaaagaggaaagatatATAACGTGTTTCCCGTAGCCATATGTCCTAGCAAAATCTTCACATGTGTTAACCAAAGTACTGCTACAACTTTTAAAGTACAGTATTATGCATTTCATGGACATTTGAATTCATATATAATTAAAGTAATTTGCCAAGACCCGAAGATGAAAATGTACCAGTGTCAGTAATCACCCAGCTCTCCCTGACCCCCCAAACTGTCATTGCAACACCATAATTTCTACAAATGTAATGCATTCTGAGATTAGCAAATTTGGCCAGGACCAATTTTGATAAACAATGGAGAAGCTTGGATTTTATTCAAGGAAAATAGGTTTCCATCTATATTTTGGAGAGGGTGGTGCTATAATTAGGCATGTGTTTTAGAAAGACATTTCTAGCATTCCTCAAAGCCATTCAACCACATCTGCCACTAGTTGGAAACTTTAGCATGCAGATTGCAATCTGAACTTTATTCTTTGACTCTTAAAATGTTAGAGATCATTTAGTCCAACTCCCCAAAGAAAGCTATAGATACTCTACAATCTCAAGTAATAAATGCTCTGGGAACACAGGGTCAGAAGTTAAATAAATATCATCTTtacctgaaatttttaaaaagattttattaatttatttgacagagagagcaaaaacaggggagagtggcagagggagaagcaggctccctgctgagtagaaagccctatgcagggcttggtcccatgaccctgagatcatgacctgagccaaatgaaccacccaggtgcccctactagaATATTGAGTGTATTATTTTAGACCACACCTTCCCCATAGTGATTTTCATCTCCATGTTTCTCAGGGTATAGATGAGAGGATTCAGCATGGGGGCAATCACAGTATAAAACACAGAGACTTCCTTATCCTTGTTCTCACTCCCGGCAGGTAAAACATAAATATAGATACAaggcacaaagaataaaatgaccaCCATTACATGAGAGCTGCATGTTGAAAGAGCTTTGCGTCTCCCTACAGAGGAGTGTGTCCTAAGATTGTATAATATGAGAATGTAAGAAGCCACCAGGACAAGAAAGACAGCAACCACCACCATTCCTGAGTTTGCAATCATTAAGATATTAACAACATGAATGTCTTTGCACACCAGTTTTAAAAGAGGCTTCACATCACATATGTAGTGATTGATCTGATTAGGACCACAGAAAGGTAAATGGAGTACAACCAGCAATAGAGCGACAGAGTGCCAAGAACCCACACCCCAGGCCATGAAGACCAACGTGTTACACCTCCGTCGGTTCATGAGGACCATGTAGTGCAGTGGCTTGACAATGGCAATGTAGCGGTCTAAAGCCATGGACACCAAGATGAATATCTCCACACCCGCCAACAAGTGGGCAGTGAAGAGCTGGGTCATACAGTTGTTATAGGAAATGTTTTTTCTTGCTGCAACCAAGTCCCTGATTAGCCTGGGGACCACAGTGGAGGTGTAACAGAGATCCATGAGGGAAAGGTGACAGAGAAAATAGTACATTGGTTGTTCGATCAGATGGCTGCAGGTGATCGTGAGTAAGATGATAAAATTTCCAATTAAGATTACCAAATAACAAAGCAGGAACAAGAGAAAGAACAGTAGCTCCATTTGCTTATTTCCCCACAGACCCATGAAGACAAATTCTGTGACATTGTTCTGATTTTTCATGTGGTTGAGGTGATTCCAGAGACATAATAGAAACTTAATTTACCTGAAATAATACAGAACATATGACATCTTCAATAGCCTTTTAAAgttttgtaatatttataaattgaaaaatatatgtagatttctggctgacttatttcacttaccataatacactctagctccatccacattgttacaaatggcaaaatttcattatttttaatgactaatattccactgtacataCAGACAAcaccttctttatctattccccagttaatggacatttgggaatttatatataatatccaaCACACAAAATTTTCCATATATCCAGTAGAACTAAAGATATATTCTTGAAATAAGGACAAAATCAAGGCTCTGAATCATAGTAGAGATTATTTGATAATTAGTTGATAATAGTTTCAGTGAGTCTTCTTTATGACAGGTTTGGTCAAGATTCAGAACATGGAGATGCAGGGAAAAGGAACTGGGACACAATCTGGAATCTGAATATAAGATGCCCAGTCTATTATAGCAGTTTATTATTATATACAAGCTTTCCCTTTTTTCTAATCATTTTAAAGACACATTTTGAGGTTGCTGTTTAAAATGCTAGATGCACTGTGGAGAGCTAGTTAACTTCTACTGACATATTGAAGAACCGTAGGCAATTAAAGAATGTGCTGAATGTTTAACCATGCAGTTAAGCAGCATAGCCACTTAGATGCAGTAGACCTCAGAGCAGAGAGTGACTATGTTGAGCCATCACCTTTTACCCATAACCAAATGACTGCCACAGTGGACATAATTTTCCTAAAAGACTTAATCTcaatgaataattttaataaatttaatagtGCCACTGAAGGAACAGTATGATGTAATGGACAGATTTCCAGTCTAATGATCATGAAGGTGAACATCCAAGGTCCTAAGTCTTGTTACCTTTCTTGTTAGTACAGAGCAATTCACTCTCCCTGATCCTCTATCTTCAGCTGATATTGGAACCAATGATACTGGATCTGTCTGTCCTGTTTCAggggcaaaataaataaagttcatttAGGGATATGAAATATAGATGCTTATGATTCTGATATGATTAGCcacaagaagagaaatgaaaggaataaCTTGTTGTATAAGAAGAGAGTTATCAGTACTTCTATCAGTTCATTAGATTTACCTGTGGATTTTATGTTCTTCCACATTGGGATTAGTTGAAGAACTCATGTTAGACATACAtttgaatacaaagaaaaaaaaagtgatgctaGTATAAATTTGTTCTGGGTTAATAAAACAAAGCTtagcaatatatttatttatgcataaATTGAGTCTATTGAAACAGTCATTGTTTATGTGGCAGATGATAATCAGTTAAAGGATATATATGAACTTACAGACAACTTTTCATAAAATTGTAGAACAAAACTGTAACAAGTTTGAATATTGGTTAAGACTCAACATCTCTCAACATTTGATCCAATATTGCTCAATTTATAATAACTGAAcattaaatgggaaaatatatgaccatattgaaaaaaaaattctacaaagcAGTGACCATAGTATTCTCTGGGAATGTTGTCTTATGCATAAATATCCACTCTTCATATTTGAATCATTTTCCTTGTGGTCATTATTTAATCCATTAAATAAAattcctgtttctcttctctccctctctttttctctctccatccccctccctcacacacacatgcacacacacacaccgtatATATGTATGAACAGGGTTTTTAGAGTAAATTTAGAGTCCACCTTTTTacatacttttttatttaaagaatttctCTCAAGAACCTCTCCTTAGATTTTAAATCCCTTGAAAAGAATCCATGAGGAATTCTTTGCATACACATATTAACTATaggttaaaaggaaaagaagtttcaTTAGCTTATTTGGAAGTGGATATTATGACTGAGGACATGAGAATCTATGGATAGTGTAAAAATCCATCAAGGACAATTTGACATGATttttctggcttttaaaaaatatttatttattcattcatttatttattttagagagaaaataagcaagcctggggcttgatttcaagaccctgagattgtgacttgcATGGAAAGTAAGAGTCAGATCctgaaatgactgagccacccagatgccctgattcttctggctttttaaaactatttattatatccagggcacttgggtggctcagtccttatgcatctgcctttgggtcaggtcatgatcccagagtcctgggatagagccctacaactgggctctctgcctttggctcaggtcatgacccagagtcctaggatcaagccccacactgggctccctactcagtgggaagcctgctcctccctctcccactcccccgcttgtgttccctctctcactgtgtctctctctgtcaaataaataaaattaactttatcacatctataataaagaaaaatgtgaaattaaaatttatgggATCAATTATGTGACACATTTATACAAAATGTTCAAAAATGGAAcgataaataataatatattctaGGCACTTTAGTAAATGCATTTCACTTAGCAACCATTTTGTCTATTCTATGACCTGATGAGGTATATTGTTGTACTATTGCCCCTCTTTTGCAAATAAGGAAATTTGAAACCAAGTTTACACAGGTACAGGGGGCAGTCTGTATATAAACATTTTCATTGTGATTAGGAAGctcatacttttttttcattttgcttaaataccctctcacaaataaaagctttaaacGTTCCCTTTGCCCTCAAAttatcaagattttattttgaatatccTGAATGAcctctcttaaaaataaccaaCAAGAAAATTTATTCCAGAAGAATTTAAACTTAAAGATAAGGATTCAATAAGAtcaaatttttatgtaaaataaattgttaaatatcCCAGTTATTTCCTCCCAATTTAACCatacacatttatgtatatatatatacatacattaccATATAAACATACATTACATTATACACGTGCACACGTACATACATAGTAATCAGGATGCGAACTTCTGTGAGATTTTAAATCTCCTTGGAATGTCAGGATGATCCTTCAGgctgtgttgtttttattttaatttctgtgcCGGTGCTATAAAATAGCAAACACATGTGGAATGTCCCTGACTCTCCTGTGAATCTTCCATACTAAAGAAGCTTTCAAGAAAGTGTTACTGGGAATACCTTGAAATAAAGCACAAGAAGGACCTGAGGGAAAATCTCCCACAGGCATTTTACAGTGGCCAGTGCTTATGTGggtataatttgaaaaataaatcccaCATTTTCATAAGGTCATATAGATGGACTTGAGGCTTTTGTCATTTATCTCGTGAGAGTTATTAGTGAGTGATTCAATACTTCGGCAGTGTTAAAGCCCTGATGTAATATTatgggtatatattttttttttctctgaggttGCCATCCATTTCATTTCTGTAAGTCTATCAACAtcttacaaacattttttttttcagtgtaccaggattcattgtttatgcaccacacccagtgctccatgcaatacatgccctccttaatacctactaTCAGGCTGTTCCaactcccaccaccctccctttctccctctctcctcttcaaaaataatttccttgaagACTGAAGTCTCTGTTGTTGATCATAATATGAAGAGGCGATGACGATGACCCCGACCAGGctgctccctggacgaggccgctcctgatgacaaagaggcaaggacaACGAGGATGACAACCCCGACAAggcagactctgctccccatgacactGCTCGCGGCAGCGAGGCCACTTGCCGACCCCAACAATGCCTCTCACCGTGGCAAGGCTGGTAGCAAGTGTGTCACTCCCAAAAGCTATCACCCAACAGCTACCCCAATGGCTTCCACTATGGCTAACACAATGGCTACCCCAAAGGCTACTACTACTCCTCCTactagtccccccccccccccccacagccttACAGACTAACCTTCACAGAGgcggttgagcccggcccacacacaggtgaccaatgagattgcaacacaccacagtaaatatatgcatgccccactgattggatgtctccatccagcctggcccACCCCTGTATCCGTGGTTTGCAAGTatgttcctctggctaaccaggcccctacaattttatttccttttaatttcaaaaagaaggagagaaagcttTTCTTTATAAGGGTAATAGGAAAGTCCCAGAACCAGGACTTACATGGGCAGCTTTCATGGTGAAATTCATTATTCTTCTGTAACAAACTTAAGCATTTATTTTGACTGTGTTGAAAACACCAGATGCCACCTTTTACTTAGAGTTAATGAAATTTATCTAATGAGATCATCACCTGGTAAGTAAAAATACAACCAGCATATACTAAACAAACATgactttcaaatttaaaaagcttatgtatatatgtacatatatgtgtatatatattaaattttaattaaaataagtttacatatatataaattaaattttaatctaTATGTATGTTGATTGAACAGGTGTATTTCTCTCTTCAAGTTTTGcaatatttcataaatttctaTTATATTGATACAATTCAATGCTGGATTAATATTATGTCCCCTCTTCTTACTCTGTTATGTTGGCCTGTTGGCAGGAAACCTTCTGATCCTTGTCTCCATTCAATGGAGTCCTCTTTTTCACCAACCCATGTACTACTTCCTCAGCCACTTATCCTCTATGGACATATGCTATACCTCTACCGTCACACCCAAATTCATTGGTGACTTACTAGGCGAGACAAAATCCATCTCCTATGGTAATTACATGTTACAACTATTTGCCATGCACTTCCTTGGGAGTACTAAGGTCTTTATTGTCACGGTAATGGCCTTTGATTGTTACGTTGCCATCTATAAACATCTGCACTATGTGACTATCATGGACAGGACAAGGTGCCATCTCCTGGTCTTAGCTGCTTGGGCTGGTGGGGCTCTACATTCTTTTCCTCAATTATTGATCACAACCCAATTGCTGTTTTGTGGTccaaatgaaattaaattgaTCACTACTTTTGTGATATGTTCCCTCTGCTGAAAGTTGCCTGCACTGATACCTACATCACTGGGATCCTTGTTGTTGCCAATTCAGGTATGGTTGCATTAGTTACCTTTGTTGCCTTGTTTCTTATGTCGTTATATTTATTCTAAGACATCACTCAGCTGAGGGAAGACAcaaagccctctccacctgtgGGTCTCATATCACTGTGGTCAGCTTATCATCAGGCAGATGAGGCTGTGTCTAAAGCACCTGTGAATAGTCAGTGAACAGAGACCGAATGAAATGGGAAACACGTTAAGAAGGtgcatgatgtgatgagcactgggttttatattcaactaatgaatcattgaatattgcatcaagaactaatgatgtactataccatggctaattaaatttaaattttaaaagaagactgGAAAGTACTCTGTGAGGGTAAACCACTGTAAACAACGATATATCTTTCATTACATTGTCAGTTTTATTATGGACACACAAATAAAAGCAGAATGTATATCATCCTCTCTGAAAAACACTAAATGTTGACCAGACACATTTGTACGATATACATAAATGACTGTTCTAAGTAATCAAATAGAGtgattacattttttaagatcttgaataaattatatttttaaatgaaaagattaaagttaaaaaaacaaacaaacaaggctTTGCTCTACTTTGCTTCCTTCTTCTGatttttccatataattttttgttttcctctctcccacaTAATGAGAGTATtttactcctttcttttcttgtctccCATTTTCCATCAGCCCATCCATCAATAATAAGGTCATTCCAATTATGGTATCACAAGccattgattttatttatctacctaCCATGTGCACCAAAGATCTtgataatttcaaaaagaaaataaaagaaagaaagaaagaaagaaagaaagaaagaaaaaaggactctATGTGGCCATATTTTGTGTTCCTTCTACCACCTCATCCTAAAGTTCCTGAATCCAAATCTGATACTATTATAGGCACAATTTCCTTCCTATTTGAAAGCCAGAAGAGCACATGGCAGTAACACTATAGCCTTTTCACCTTTAGGAAAAAAgggacctgtttttttttttttttttttttttttttttccagttaggCAGATGTAGAAAGTTAATACCCAAGATCATCAAGCAAATTACGGTTGATGGTGGATTTGCAACACTTGGACCATGACCTGTCTAGAAATGCCTTtgggaaaatatagaaatatttcaaagacCTATTAATTCCTATCATTACCAATTAAGTTTTATTCTGTTCCTCTGAGTCAAATTGTGTTCAATGATAGGCATAAAATAAATGGATCTTTCCTAGGAACTCAAAACTGTGTAAGCATTTGTAGGACTATAAAATcgcttttcttactttttcttctgAACTATtattaagcaatttttttttatttttaaagattttatttatttatttgacagcaatcacaagtagacagagaggcaggcagaagaggggtgggtgggtggggggggggaaggagactccccgctgagcagagagccagatgtggggctcaatcccaggactctgggatcatgacctgagccgaaggcagaggcttaacccactgagccacccaggtgcccctattattaaGCAGTATAATCAACTGTTAAAATTCCCAGGCTACTTCCCTGAGGGATGAAGATCCACTTCTTGCATCACTAAGACTTGGTGAATATTGGAAGGCCAATAATCTTATAAACTGTAGAAGGCTTAGGACGTGTTGAGATTGTCAAAATATTTGCACAGAATTCATCTGGATATGTTTGAATTCTGGGAGTGTAATTCTCTGCATTTGACTCCAGGTTTTGCTACTAGACACAAACTGGCAGAGTAAGTATCTGCAGACGAATGCTTCCTGATGCAGCCCCAAATCTAAACAGACAGCCACTCAGACCTCATGGTTAGTGAATTATACTTGTCACCTTGGTTTGGGAAGGGTCCTACCACACATGTGCTAGGCTGCTTttgtgttctttatatttattttatgtaatttcattCTAAAGGATATAACATTCCTTGCAGCATATGACAACTTGATTACTATAGAAGTGTCTTACCATACTTTAGACTTAATGGCACATTATTTATAATCACAATTCCCCTTTGGGGAGAGCAACATAGTAGAGTTAGATAAACCATATTTAAGTTGGCACTGAATTTCACTGTGACCACAGATCTTGAATACAGGAAGTCTTCCATATGACTATTGTGAAACAGACTAATTTAAGCTTGAATATGTACAATAATAAAGACTTTCTTCTATTTCAAAACATCTGCCTTCCTAAAATAGACTAGTTTCACCTGAGCCAACTAAGGGAAGTTTATAGCATCCTACATTCTGTTACCCAAAGTGTTTTTACTTTCTGATGCATGAAGATTTTTTACACAAAATGTTTGAAATTGTGGTAGAAACTTCTATTTACATATAAGAGCTTCTAGgtgctgggctcttgttttttgggggagagttctgatcactgcttcaatctcgttactagatattagtctattgaggttgtcaatttcttcctgattcagttttggaagtttatagttttctaggaatccattcatttcttccagtttgcttagcttattggcatatagtaattgataataatttccaagattgtttctatttccttggtattagttgtaATCTCAacctttccattcataattttattaatttgggtcctctctctttttttttttcatttggccaggagtttattgatcttattgattctttaaaaatccagcttctggtttcattgatgtgttctactgtatctctggtttctacctcattgatctttgctctaatcttgattatttcccttcttttgtgtggggttggcttaattcattgttcattttccagttcttttaggTGAAAAAAgagctggtgtgttctggatttttccatctttttgaatGAGTCTTGGATGGCTACGTATTTCCCCATTAGAACACCTTTGCCgtatcccaaaggtttttgaCCAAAGTGTCTTattctcattgctttccatgaattgtttaagttcttctttgatattctggttgatccaagcattcttaagcaaggtgatctttagcttccaggtgtttgactTCTTACCaaactttttcctgtggttgagctccagtttcaaagcactgtggtctgagaatatgcagggaataatgtcagtcttttggtatcagttgagccctgatttgtgacccagaatgtggtctattctgTAGAAGGTTCattgtgcactcgagaagaatgtgtaatctgttgttttagggtggaatgttctgtatatatctatgaggtccatctggtccaatatgtcattcaatgctcttgtttctttattgatattttccttggatgatctgtctattactgagagtggtatgttaagatctcctattactaatgtattcatatcaatatgactctttatctggATAAacagttttcttacgtaattggctactcccatattggggttataaacattttacaattgttagctcttcttggtggatagtctctttaagaattatgtatggtctttctgtatctctttctctgatatggaaatcactaccccagccttctttagagacccattggcatgaaagatgcttatatatcctttcactttcagtctgagtgTATCCATAGGTTCAAAATGCAtctcttgcagacaacatatggatgggtcctgtcattttatccaatctgcaaccctttgtcgttttatgggcacatttaggccattatgttgagagtgattattgagagatacgtttttattgacaacCTGTTATCTGTGaaatctttgtttctatagattgtctccatatatttctgttcaatgatattcttaggatttttccacttttatagaacccttcttaatatttcctgctgtGGCAGTTGGGTGctcgcatactcttttaaaccttgcctgtcttggaagcgctttatctctccatccattttgaatgtcagtcttgctggataaagtattcttggctgcatgttcttctcatttagtgacCTGAATACACCTTGGCatccctttctggcctgccaggtttctgtgagtaggtctgatgttattctaatgggctttcctctgtacataaggaatatCTTTGCCCTAGTTGCTTTCAAGAtctcctgtctacaattatgattcatcattttcactcTCAGGTGTCTTGTGGTCTTTCTACATTCTATGCTCTTGGGGGGaggactgttctgcctctaggacatgaacattggttccattcatgagattgggaaaattttcatggagaatttggtCAACTATATCtactagtcttctttctttttcctcctcctcagggatttcaataattctgacttttgaatgtttcatggcatcctttatttccctaattctgtttttgtggcttctaagctgtttgttccaggcttcctcctgatcctttctctctatctgtcctgcagatcactaattctatcttctgcctcagttaccctcgctttagagaatttagattaaattggaactcactgagaacATTCTGAACATCATTtgtggtggctttcacttctgccctaatcaattccattttgtcatccgtggttttctccaacctagcaaTTGCCTGGAAAATTGTTAGCG
Coding sequences within:
- the LOC123948630 gene encoding olfactory receptor 4P4-like; this encodes MKNQNNVTEFVFMGLWGNKQMELLFFLLFLLCYLVILIGNFIILLTITCSHLIEQPMYYFLCHLSLMDLCYTSTVVPRLIRDLVAARKNISYNNCMTQLFTAHLLAGVEIFILVSMALDRYIAIVKPLHYMVLMNRRRCNTLVFMAWGVGSWHSVALLLVVLHLPFCGPNQINHYICDVKPLLKLVCKDIHVVNILMIANSGMVVVAVFLVLVASYILILYNLRTHSSVGRRKALSTCSSHVMVVILFFVPCIYIYVLPAGSENKDKEVSVFYTVIAPMLNPLIYTLRNMEMKITMGKVWSKIIHSIF